One stretch of Campylobacter sp. CCS1377 DNA includes these proteins:
- the mreC gene encoding rod shape-determining protein MreC, producing MKNKIRNVLILSFLVFISFYYGGVIKKNILNTNDVVITSFYDFIEYLKNKFNEHFDQADEIRNLRSENEELRKTSILVSSLSNDLNQILEDRNSSQYFPKVSLVRAISYVQVGDYKKVWLNSFIREHDRNRGLIYKGYTAGIAINKEDRLMGLLQGDEQCVFSVYIGKDRLPGLVQGQNDRAMVKFIPKWAKVQVGDEVVTSGLDEIFFPGVPVGKITKIIDEDMYQVAYIEPYAKINTPAYLYMVESF from the coding sequence ATGAAGAATAAAATTCGTAATGTTTTAATTTTATCTTTTTTAGTATTTATTTCTTTTTATTATGGGGGAGTGATTAAGAAAAATATTTTAAATACCAATGATGTTGTGATTACAAGCTTTTATGACTTCATTGAGTATTTAAAAAATAAATTTAATGAGCATTTCGATCAAGCCGATGAGATTCGAAATTTGCGAAGTGAAAATGAAGAGCTTAGAAAAACAAGTATTTTAGTATCTTCGCTTAGTAATGATTTAAATCAAATTCTAGAAGATAGAAATTCTAGTCAATATTTTCCTAAAGTGTCTTTAGTTAGAGCGATTTCGTATGTGCAAGTGGGTGATTATAAAAAGGTGTGGCTTAATTCTTTTATTAGAGAGCATGATAGAAATAGGGGACTGATTTATAAAGGCTACACAGCAGGTATTGCGATCAATAAAGAAGATCGACTAATGGGTCTATTACAAGGCGATGAGCAATGCGTTTTTTCTGTGTATATAGGTAAAGATCGTCTGCCTGGTTTGGTACAAGGACAAAATGATAGGGCTATGGTTAAATTTATTCCCAAATGGGCAAAGGTTCAAGTCGGTGATGAGGTTGTAACTAGTGGCTTAGATGAGATATTTTTCCCTGGAGTTCCTGTGGGTAAAATTACAAAAATTATAGATGAAGATATGTATCAAGTTGCTTATATAGAACCTTATGCAAAAATCAATACCCCAGCTTATCTTTATATGGTTGAAAGTTTTTAA